TGCAGATTATGCTGAGTTGCCGGATAGAATTTTAATGCCATTTGTGCAGGTCATAGATCTCAAATCAGCCTAAGTGAATGGCAGGAGTGTGTCTCCCATACCCTGaagctttttaaagaaaccaggTGGCTGTTTTTTTAGCACTTCTTCAGAAAGGCCTAGGACACTTTCGGGACAACTCACCTTTTCTTTTTATccttgtccccccctccccccccaaaacagaacaaaattctAACAACTTCCCCAGTGTCCTTGCTTTGCATGCCCCATTTATAACAGTACAGGAAGGAGCCAGAGTGCCTGTTTGCGAGTAGAGACATTCCAGCCTCTCACTTCAAATGACACGTAAACTGTGCTGGTAAACTCAACCTTGTGCTTGCGCTGATATTTGCACATGCTTTATTTGCATATGTGCAAAGAGCAATACAGGAACGAAGCAGGACAGGAGAGCAACGTTGTGGGGGAAGCAGAAACGAAACTCAAACATGACCAGAACAGTGGCCACCTtagatggaatcatagagttggaaaggacaccgagggtcatctagtccaacccctgcaatgcaggaatcacatctaaagaatctctgacagatgaCCAACCAACCACTGTTTAAAAACCGTCCATGAAGGAGAGTCTTCATGAGggactctgttccactgttgaacagctcttaccatcagaaagttcttcctaaagatTCTTCCtaagaatctcctttattgtatttagaatccattggttcaggtcctaccctctgcagcagcagaatacaagtttgctccatcttctgtggaaTTGTGGTCTTAGGGCATAGCTACATCACAGACTTAACTGTTtcctccaaccccacccccctaCAAATTCTGAGGATTGTAGTAGCTGGTGAGGATGTGAAGAATCCTCTGTTTGAGATCCCATGCTCTTGACACAAAGTAGTTTCCAGATTTCACTGTGGGTAGGGAATGACTATTAAACGAGTTTAAGACAGGTGCAGTTTATGGGTGGTGCCATGGGAATTTGACCAGGGCTGCTTGCATAGGCTAACACCCATTCTCAAATTCCTGTGAAAAGGCCTCCCTGGAAGCTGGGCCTCTCATATTTCCCCCAGGGAAGCCACTGCCAACACAGTGCCACTGTCAGCCTCTACACAAACaccctgccgctgccgctgccaggAATCattgtgtgttttcattttacaAAGAATCAATAGGAAAGAAGAGAGGACTGTTTCATCTTGGATGGGAACTGCCTCTGCTGCCTGCTATTCTTTTCTGACTCCCATTGTGAACTTTCCCACTTGGGAATAGGTAGAGGGGGAAAGTTCACtctggacaaaataaataaagtggctCCTTTTAGCTTTCTTTCAAATGCCAGCACACAGGCCCTTGAGGGTTTCCGAGCATTCAGGTGGAACACTGGATGATCCTTGGTCTGCTCACTTACCTCTGATGTAGCTCTGCCCTTCTGAATTaacctatggttaccagatttttttcaatgaatctgggaacacttttttttttttaagctgagtagcaacagagagtcagtagtggggatagtgaggcaaaagaccctgggcccaagcacacatgcatattgtataaaggtgcaaagcccttctttcgcaccctgtgaaacataaatgtttaaaaaactgggcaatggcacgccgcccacccgtgactcccgagtctccccccctttgttttgacagatcaggggaggctcgggagtcacggGCGGTTGGCCATTGCCCAGGAGGGGCCAGCCTGGtggtgcagttggctctggctggcttcaggagctgctcgctgcttgCTGCCGTGGTGCAGGAAAAAAGGGCAGgcaccacagcagcgagcagctcctgaagccagccagagccaactgtgctaacAGGCGGTGAAACATGTTAAAATTGGTGTCCTGGGCTGAAGCTTATTAAAAGTCACAGAAGTTTAAATATCTAATATAATAAAGCACAGTGATCCATTCAGATGAATCAGTCTTCTTCAATTCAAGTGTTCCAGTTTAActaccgggggaggggggggtgttgtgggggaaagagagggaagaaagagaatgtGAATACACACCAACCCTGCACATCTGGTCTTTGTTTTAAAGGTAAAACAACTGTTTACTGATGGGCGCAGGATTACTAAATATCCCAACGGGACAAAAATGGAGATTAGCACAGATAAAAGAACAACTGTTTTTACTTTTTACAATGGAGATATTAAGAAGATCTTGCCAGATCAGAGAGTGGtgtgtatatttatttttattttgctttgaaggAGGACTTTGAACTGTGATTACAAAGATGGACCTCAGTTCTAAATGTCTTAATTTCcaagaagggggaaataaaaatttaGCTGAGCTCTGATCTGAgcttaaacaaaatagaaaattctttccagtagcaccttagagaccaactgagtttgttcttggtatgagctttcgtgtgcatgcacagttcttcagatgccatctgaagaagtgtgcatgcacacgaaagctcataccaagaacaaactcagttggtctctaaggtgctactggaaagaattttctattttgtttcgactatggcagaccaacacggctacccacctgtaactgagctTAAACAATCTTTTATAAGCAAGTTAGCAAGTCTCCACATTTGTTGTGCTGAAAGAAATCTGTGCCAGAGCAACTCAGTGGTTGAGTTCTGCgatgtataaattatgcaaatgctTACTTTGCAAATCCtaactttgcataatttatttcaCTTCTGCCAGTCTTGGGAAGCGTTGTTCACGCCACTGAATCTCTTCCTTATGGAaatcctgtacagcagttccaccctTCTGGCTTCTGAGAGTGCTTAACAGTTTATTTAAAAACAGTACCAAAGTCACTGTGGTGGCacccatattcccccccccccacttcttgaGCAGTTTTCCACCTCAAAATAAGTCAACAAACTTTTGAATATgttaatgtatatattttaagcaATACAAAGTTAGATGACTCACCAGAGATGAGAGGGAGGGGCAAAAATGAAGATTAAATCAGCATTGGACATGGAACTAAGATCTATTCCACACAaccagtttattgagcattcatcttgatttattTGCAGAATGTTTGTTGGGAGGTTAGATGATATCAGCTGTTcactgaacattcattctgattttgtGAATTTGCATTGACAAATTATTCCacgctttccagtgcattttcctatcattttccttatttattattatgcagATTTATTATTATGCAGAGACACAGACAACCAGAACCGTTTTCCCGAATGGATTGGAAGTGCTGCAGTTTCCTAATAATCAGATTGGTACGTCAATTTACTATGAACTTAAAACTGAATTTAAAGGCAATGTTTACCAAACAGATATGCGTATCAGATAATAAATTTTCTGTCTTTTTCTCCTCTAAGGACAATCAATTTAAAAACTGATGTCAGAActtatacataataaataaatgaactttcaTGTTGCATATCATTCAGAAATTCAGTTTGCACACTGAGGTGGGACCCAACAGGCCTGTGCAGAAATACCTGTTGAGTTGTGAAGCATCCCTAGTGGCATATTTCAGGTAGCTTCAGACATGTCAGATATCTGCATTTGAGGCACATCCACATAAGAAATAACATGCAATCTGTGTGTAGGTCATtatatgcagtgtgtgtgtgtgtacacatgtgtcAATGTATCAGGCATGGTGTACCCACACTGGGAAGGTAACGTCACACGTTTCAAATGAGAATTTGTAACAATGTCCTGTTCCACAGAAAAGTACCACCCCGACGGCACTGAAGAAATCGTGTTTCCAGACCAGACTGTGAAATGCCGTTATGACGGAGGTATGGTGGAAGAAACAGTTTTCCCAGACGGTACAGTTGTGAAAGTGGAAAAGTAAGTAATAAAGTACTCAGGAACTGGAAAGGGGGAACCATTCAATAGAAGTGCCATTTCAGCACTTTCTCAACACTCACGTTGGAGAATGTTGTACAGCTCTGCAAGGCAAAATTATTGCAAGGGATTGTGCTTTGCTAGGATTCTGTCCTCCCATTTACATAAATACAAGCAGAAACAAAGgttggtgtatttttttttaaaagagaataaCCACTGTCAGTTACATAATCAACACTGCCTCTGTGTTTTCTGcattcatttccctctgacctcattGTTTAAAAAATCTGGATACACTTTGTGTATCCAATGAATTGTGGTCCACGAAGGTTTGTGCTGTAATACATGtctttgtctttaaggtgccccaggactcttttttgttttgttttgctgcagtGGAATAGCATGGTTACCCTTTTTGAGAATTCAATAAAAGTTGAGGTTGAATGCAACAGGGAATGTTTGTCATaatcttaaaaagaaacatttgtaTTTGGCACCCCCATAACTATGTCCCCCAGTGGGGCCAGGGAACATAGAGCCAATGCTAACCCAAATGGGCCCTATCAGTGGAATCCATTAGTCTGTCTGCCCCGATTCCTTGTGTTGATTGTCGGTGCTGAGGTACAAAGGATATGAAcatatttgatcccagaatttgCAATGTCATATTACAAGGAAAATTTTGGGCAACAAAATCATATTGGCCCCTTTGCCAGAAACCAATAAAACCAGGCAGTTGTCTGCCCTGGTCCTCGTTGCAGTAAGGCATGTTACTCCAGACTATAAATTGCTCTAGATCTGCAGGCTTATAGGGCACATGCCTTGTGCTGTTGTGTGTTTTCCCCTACCCTCTAGCCATTGCCAGAGACAGCATACTAGGCTTGATGGGCAACTGGACTGACTTACTAGGTTTGTTCTTATGTGTAAAATGTAAAGTCTGTTGGCATGAACATGCTCTGAAgtggctgttttattttattgctttacaGAAGTGGAGTTAAAACCATCCAGTTCCGTAACGGGCAAAAGGAGATTCATATGGCACAGTCTACGAGAAGGGAATACCCTGATGGGACTGTCAAGACTGTCTATGCTAATGGCCAGCAGGAAACCAAGTATTCTTCAGGACGGGTTCGAATCAAAGATGAGAAGGAGATCGTCATCCTGGATAAGGAGTAACGTGTGGTCTTAGCATTTCATTATGTTCTCTTACGTCGTGTTTCATGACGTTATGttatggtttattttttattccatCTTTTCACCAGAAAGGTCTCCGAAGTGTctcacaaaaatacaaatacagttgtaccttagtTCTCGAACTCCTTGGTACTTGTATGTTTTGGCCCCCGGACGCCACAAACCTGGAGTTAGcattccggtttgtgaactttttttggaaaccgaacgtccgacgtggcttccgcagcttccaattaagtgcaggaaactcctgcagccaatcggaagctgtgccttggttttcaaacgttttcggaagtcaaacgggcttctggaacagattatgttcgagaaccaaagtatgactgtacacCATTTGAGCAATACTGACAACAAATTACTGCAGCTGAAAACAGCAACATATCAGTAATGTCTTCTAAACAGCCAGACAGATTTGCTGCATCCAAATAGCTTagcttctgtttttaatttttaacttcCTTCTGTCATATGAAGTAAAGAAAGGAGTATGGGCACCTCCTGGAGGTCAAAAGCCTGGGAGCCACCATGGAGAAGATCAAATATCACATCTCCATCAGCTTAGCCTCAAACAATAATAacctaagaagaaccctgctggatcagcccaagaGCCACCTTGTCCAGTGTGTAGTGAGCGTACCTTACTTTTGTGATGGCCAAAAGCTTTACAGTGTCCTTTCTGTTCGTTCTACAAATCAACTCTCCAGGAGTCTGcaacctgcagccttcccaggtgcctGCGCTTACTGAAAGCCTTATAACATCCCTGGCTGGGCTTTCCTGGAAGCACTAGAAGCTGGCAAGGCTTCCTAATGTGAGTTTGTCCACTTCCAactgaagtatttttatttttaatgaaataagtgttgttgttgttttataaccaacaacttcccttaaaaacaaaaccatcaaGTGCCCCGATCTCAGGCTCCTAGTAATCATCCTGCTTGTCTTCCCACACTTCATGTAAATGCCTGGGGATGGCAGCATGTGGCAGCTAGGGAGACTGCAGAGTGCTGGACAAAAATTAAAGAAACACAACTTTGGGCACCTTGCAAAGGTGTGGCAAGCTCAGCCCTGCACTCACTAACATTATAAAGAAATTCTAATGTGTCTAATGTAAATGAGGCAGTTAAAACGGGTGCCTCAGTTTTGAGAAACTACAGTGCTAAATTCCCATTGCCTCAGGTTTGATGGAAAAGGAAGGGAGAACTGGGTATCATTGGCATATTGATTGAACCACACTCAGACGCTACAGATGACCCCACAGTTTCATGGAGATGCACGGGGAGGGGATAAGATGGAACCCTGTGAGATGCCGTGTGCCAAAGGCCAGTGAGTGTAATGTATAATTCCCCAACAATATCTTCTGGGGTCTACCATTCAGGGAGGACCATCGTCAGTACAAAACTCTGCCACTCGGCCCTAACGCAGTAGGGTGGTTCAGAAtgatatcaaaagctgctgaactAATGAACttttattgtatgtgtgtgtgtgcttaatttGGTGTGCACTgctgtaatattttattatggtCCGGCAGttcatataaataaacaaacaaaatcaatctACCAAGGCCACCAAAAAACAGTTTCTGTTCCAGATCTAAGCCATAATCCTAACTGAAATGAGTCTATACCATTTGTCTCATTCAGAACCACCTGGAGTTGAAGTCaccactttgcccccccccccaaagagacaCTAATTAATGGTTGTTCAGGTCAGAGGGATCTATAGCGGTGGTGGATTCTCAACAGTGGTCTCACACAGCCTCCTGGGGGAAGCcctgactgttaaagtggtgtagCCATTGCTCTATGCTGCAGATGTGTCCTCATAGTGGTATCCTTCCTCCAACTTATGTGGGAGTCTTATAGAATGTGGCATAACATGTGCCAGCGTAGCTGCAGCACATGCACCCTCTGGTGTGAATGACATATAGGATTGCTCGTCCCGCTCATCTACTGGTTAAATAAGCTTTTATTTGATTTCTGGTGTTCTGGCTGCAATTCTTTGCTCATTACTTTGTGTATTTCTTTTATTACACTTTTGACATTGATCCCATCCCTAGATGCTTCAAGGACTGCATCACTGAAAGGAAATATAAGGACAAAGTCACCCACCCGAGGGAATGGCTTTTTGTCTTTATCTGAGAGGAAAAAGGGAGGGATAGTTGGCTTGTGTGTACAGAGCTCAGTTGAATTAAGCCGCCGGGTAGCATGAACAGGCTCATATAGGAAACTACTAGTTCTTAATAACTGTTTGCTTTTAGATGGCAGCAGGGATGTTGGGGGCGTGTTCATTCGTTCACGCAGCTGTGAGGTTAAGGTTTTCTTGGGGTATGCGCTGCCCGTCCTGCCAGACATTGGGCTCCTCTTATTAACCTGCAAGAGTGATGGAGATGGGGAAGTAGTTGCAGACTTGGTTCCTTTCCCACAAGGCAGGAGATCTAGAGAGATGTCCGTTTTGGTAGTGAACAAAGACTGCGTTCGGCCAAAGGACGACACTTTCCGGATCACCCCTTTGCCTTTTCTCAGCGCGTCGGCCTCCTTGTAGTTCAGCAAGTCGACAATGTCATGGAGCAACCTTCTTTTCACAGCTGCATCTGTGGCGCAGTCGAGGTGCAGACCCGGGCTGTGGTTCACTTCCAGGAGCCAGGGCTTCATCTTGTCATCCACGAGAATGTCAAACCCAAAGAGCTCAAAGCAGTTAGAGGTGAATGGCACCGACGGGGTGATGGCAAGCAAAGTAAGGGTGATGATGTGGTTGATCCTTTGCCAGAGGCGCACGTCGTTCACATTGCGGCTACGTAGGTAGGCCCGGAAACGGCTGAACGTCCACTTGCAGCCGGAGCCGATGACGTCTTTGTCCTTCCTGTACGAGGGCCCAAACTTATTGATGCTTGTGTTTGTCAAGTGGGCGTAAACATTGTCCAGGGCCTCGAGGTCAAACTTCTCTGTCGCAAACCTCACCAGCCCTTCTTCGTACACGTAAACAGTGAGGGGGCAAAAGCTAGCGACGCACACGTAAAAGCGGAGGTCCCACTTGTACCCGGAAATAAGCAAGGGGTTGCTGATGTACTTCTGCACAATCACCATGCAGTCATAAACAAAGTCTTTAATGTCCTTGAAAATGAGGATGCCCCTCCCACGAGACCTGGCGACAGGCTTGCAGATCCAGTAGCTCAGCTTCCTGCCGGGTATTTGCCTCTCCTTGGTGTACTCTGTTATGAATTTAATGTAGTCGTTGGGCATGATGAAGGCTGCTGGACTGAACTCGTAGAGGGTTGTTC
Above is a window of Lacerta agilis isolate rLacAgi1 chromosome 3, rLacAgi1.pri, whole genome shotgun sequence DNA encoding:
- the TTLL2 gene encoding probable tubulin polyglutamylase TTLL2 — its product is MDSPTQHEMVTMSLWQKASRNPEKDQICTATRELSTEHLVGLKSPRKENQSSTTAKGVDSRGSIKPLVFRLHDSVPELVREVLLERGWIEYDEHEQDDEDWNLCWQNQPFRMTDHRSIKPWQRLNHHPETVRITRKDYLARHLKRMKGIYGTTLYEFSPAAFIMPNDYIKFITEYTKERQIPGRKLSYWICKPVARSRGRGILIFKDIKDFVYDCMVIVQKYISNPLLISGYKWDLRFYVCVASFCPLTVYVYEEGLVRFATEKFDLEALDNVYAHLTNTSINKFGPSYRKDKDVIGSGCKWTFSRFRAYLRSRNVNDVRLWQRINHIITLTLLAITPSVPFTSNCFELFGFDILVDDKMKPWLLEVNHSPGLHLDCATDAAVKRRLLHDIVDLLNYKEADALRKGKGVIRKVSSFGRTQSLFTTKTDISLDLLPCGKGTKSATTSPSPSLLQVNKRSPMSGRTGSAYPKKTLTSQLRERMNTPPTSLLPSKSKQLLRTSSFLYEPVHATRRLNSTELCTHKPTIPPFFLSDKDKKPFPRVGDFVLIFPFSDAVLEASRDGINVKSVIKEIHKVMSKELQPEHQKSNKSLFNQ